Genomic window (Alkalibacter saccharofermentans DSM 14828):
CATTTTTATGAAAAACTGAAAACGATACAATGAAGTCAAGATGCTTTTTATTTGATATAATATTAACTAAAATGAAAAATGAAAGAGGTTGATTATGAACAATAAAAGTCCTTGGGTCCACTTGGCTCTTCTGACTCAAATCGGACTGTCGATGTTTGTGCCCATAGCTGGAAGCTTTTTCATAGGCAGGTATCTGGACAGGGTTTTAGGCACCGGAAGGATATTTCTTTTCGTGATGACGGTGCTGGGAGTGCTGGCAGCATTTCGAAACGTCTACATAATTGGAATGAAAACTACAAGCAATAAAAATGGAGATAAAAATGACGATGCAAAAGACAAATAGGTTTGATCTGAATTTCAATCAAATAGTTAAATGGACCATAATAGCCGGAGTCATCTTGGGAGTGGCGATGCTTCTGTTAAGCAATGATGGTAGCAGGATGCTTTTAGGGCTTGTATTCGGGCTGGTCTTCAGCATATTGAATTTCAGGCTTTTGCACCTGACCATTAAAAAGTCTCTAGAAATGCACCCGGCAAGGGCTCAGTCATATGTTACCAGCCGTTATTTTCTTAGATACTTTCTTGCGGGAGCAGTTCTCTATGTCGCGATATCAAACGAGGCCATGCATGTCTTGGGTACCATTACCGGCTTGCTTATGATCAAGTTTGTGATTCTCGCATCAAATGTCATATCAGGAATTAAAAAAACTCAGGACACCAAGTAGTTTGATCTTGCTTTACAAGCAATTATAAATATAAAAAAACGTGAGGTGAAAAAATGAGCGGTCCAAAGATTTATGCCGAAATTCTCGGTTTTCCCATTACTGAGACTATGGTCAATACATGGTTGGTAATGGGCGCCATATTGATTTTTGCCATTGTCTCTACCAGGAACATGCAAAAAGTTCCCGGTAAGCTGCAGCTGATAGCAGAGATGATGGTAAGTGGAATTGACGGCCTGACTGAAAACACAATGGGAAGGAAAAATATGGGATTTGCCCCGTACATGCTGGCTCTTTTTATGTACTTGGGAATAGCCAATCTTTTAGGTGTGGTCGCCTTGAGGCCACCGACAGCTGACTTGACAATGACATTTGCATTATCCCTGTTGACTTTTTTCATGACCCAATTCTTTGCAATCAAATCGAAAGGATTCGGCGGCTTTTTAAAAGGCTTCATCGAGCCGATACCTTTGCTGCTTCCCATCAACATAATAGGGGAGCTTGCAAATCCGATCTCGCTGTCGTTTCGTTTGTTTGGAAACATGCTCGGCGGAGTAATAATCATGGGGCTTATTTACGGTGGTCTTACAAACCTTATGTATTTCGCAGCGGGCATACCGATTTTGGCACATTTGTATTTTGATATTTTTGCAGGACTTTTACAGAGCTTTATATTTGTAATGTTGTCCATGGTCTTTATATCCATGGCAATGGATTAAGCGGATGAATTACAGGAAGGAGGTTTTTTATGGAAACCAATTTTATTCAGTGGTTTTTTGATTTTATCATGAGCTACGAACCCAAGGTCATTATCGCCTGTGCATCCGTTATAGGCGCCGGATTTGCAATGTTAGCTGGAATAGGTCCTGGAATCGGACAGGGTTATGCGGCGGGAAAAGGCGCTGAGGCAGTTGGCAACAACCCTTCAGAAAGCAAAAACATAATATCTACAATGCTTTTAGGAGCAGCTATTGCCGAGACATCAGGGATTCTTGCCTT
Coding sequences:
- a CDS encoding ATP synthase subunit I; this translates as MTMQKTNRFDLNFNQIVKWTIIAGVILGVAMLLLSNDGSRMLLGLVFGLVFSILNFRLLHLTIKKSLEMHPARAQSYVTSRYFLRYFLAGAVLYVAISNEAMHVLGTITGLLMIKFVILASNVISGIKKTQDTK
- a CDS encoding AtpZ/AtpI family protein, whose protein sequence is MNNKSPWVHLALLTQIGLSMFVPIAGSFFIGRYLDRVLGTGRIFLFVMTVLGVLAAFRNVYIIGMKTTSNKNGDKNDDAKDK
- the atpB gene encoding F0F1 ATP synthase subunit A, with protein sequence MSGPKIYAEILGFPITETMVNTWLVMGAILIFAIVSTRNMQKVPGKLQLIAEMMVSGIDGLTENTMGRKNMGFAPYMLALFMYLGIANLLGVVALRPPTADLTMTFALSLLTFFMTQFFAIKSKGFGGFLKGFIEPIPLLLPINIIGELANPISLSFRLFGNMLGGVIIMGLIYGGLTNLMYFAAGIPILAHLYFDIFAGLLQSFIFVMLSMVFISMAMD